A portion of the Streptomyces sp. NBC_01335 genome contains these proteins:
- a CDS encoding 4-carboxy-4-hydroxy-2-oxoadipate aldolase/oxaloacetate decarboxylase, which yields MPGVIVTGPPKAEAEDVEALAGYGTATVGEAMGRTGFLGTHLRPVQRDVRVAGTAVTVLCWPGDNLMIHAAVEQCGEGDILVVTTTSPCTDGLFGELFATALKRRGVRGVVMNTGIRDTAELRAMGFPAWSAAVSPQGSVKATGGSVNVPIVIGGQVIRPGDVIVADDDGVVVVEREHARRTAEASEAREQKEAGARAAFQEGQLGLDRYGLRETLRRLGVEYRTYGEYTS from the coding sequence ATGCCCGGCGTGATCGTCACCGGCCCGCCCAAGGCCGAGGCGGAGGACGTCGAGGCGCTCGCCGGCTACGGAACCGCCACGGTCGGCGAGGCGATGGGCCGCACCGGCTTCCTCGGCACCCACCTGCGGCCGGTCCAGAGGGACGTACGCGTCGCGGGTACCGCCGTCACGGTGCTGTGCTGGCCCGGCGACAACCTCATGATCCACGCGGCGGTCGAGCAGTGCGGCGAGGGCGACATCCTCGTCGTCACCACCACCTCGCCCTGCACGGACGGCCTGTTCGGCGAGTTGTTCGCGACGGCCCTGAAGCGGCGCGGTGTGCGCGGCGTGGTCATGAACACCGGTATCCGGGACACCGCCGAGCTGCGCGCGATGGGCTTCCCCGCCTGGTCGGCCGCCGTCAGTCCGCAGGGCTCGGTCAAGGCGACCGGCGGCAGCGTCAACGTACCGATCGTGATCGGCGGCCAGGTGATCCGACCCGGCGATGTGATCGTCGCCGACGACGACGGCGTGGTGGTCGTCGAGCGCGAGCACGCCCGGCGGACCGCCGAGGCGTCCGAGGCGCGCGAACAGAAGGAGGCCGGGGCCCGCGCCGCCTTCCAGGAGGGTCAACTCGGCCTGGACCGCTACGGTTTGCGGGAGACGCTCCGGCGCCTCGGCGTCGAGTACCGCACCTACGGGGAGTACACCTCGTGA
- a CDS encoding 4-oxalomesaconate tautomerase, translating into MTGAEGVRCMLMRGGTSKGAYFLAGDLPADPAARDELLLRIMGSPDPRQIDGLGGAHPLTSKVAVVSASDAPEADVDYLFLQVGVDEAQVSDRQNCGNLLAGVGPFAVERGLVAPGDGVTSVRVRMLNSGDLATATFPTPGGHVEYGGDTEISGVPGSAAAVVIEFPPGAGALLPTGNVRDTVAGTEVTCVDNGMPTVLVPAEALGVTGYEDPAELEADERLAGRLCAIRLAAGEAMGLGDVSAATVPKLTLLAPPLHGGAVTTRTFIPVRCHTAIGVLGAASVAAGLLVGGSVAQGIANPPARGGRLRIEHPSGFTDIESSLDRTSDNRPRAHRTAVVRTARKIFDGTVFPRSTGTAPPNAHLTGDRA; encoded by the coding sequence GTGACGGGGGCCGAGGGCGTCCGCTGCATGCTGATGCGGGGCGGCACCTCCAAGGGCGCCTACTTCCTGGCCGGCGACCTGCCCGCGGACCCCGCCGCCCGGGACGAGCTGTTGCTGCGGATCATGGGCAGCCCGGACCCGCGCCAGATCGACGGCCTCGGCGGCGCCCATCCGCTCACCAGCAAGGTGGCCGTGGTCTCGGCCTCCGACGCACCCGAGGCCGACGTCGACTACCTGTTCCTCCAAGTCGGCGTGGACGAGGCGCAGGTGTCGGACCGTCAGAACTGTGGCAACCTGCTCGCCGGAGTCGGTCCGTTCGCCGTCGAACGCGGTCTGGTCGCCCCGGGCGACGGCGTGACCTCCGTCCGGGTCCGCATGCTGAACTCCGGCGACCTCGCCACGGCGACGTTCCCGACGCCCGGCGGCCACGTGGAGTACGGGGGCGACACGGAGATATCCGGAGTGCCCGGGAGCGCGGCCGCCGTCGTCATCGAGTTCCCCCCGGGCGCGGGGGCGTTGCTGCCCACGGGGAACGTGCGCGACACCGTGGCCGGCACCGAGGTCACCTGCGTGGACAACGGCATGCCGACCGTCCTCGTACCCGCCGAGGCCCTCGGCGTCACCGGCTACGAGGACCCCGCGGAGCTGGAGGCGGACGAGAGGCTCGCCGGGCGCCTTTGTGCCATCCGGCTGGCGGCGGGTGAGGCGATGGGACTCGGCGACGTCTCCGCCGCCACGGTGCCCAAGCTGACACTGCTGGCCCCGCCGCTCCACGGGGGCGCGGTCACCACCCGTACGTTCATCCCGGTCCGCTGCCATACCGCGATCGGCGTCCTCGGCGCCGCGAGCGTGGCGGCGGGACTGCTCGTCGGGGGAAGCGTCGCGCAGGGCATCGCGAACCCCCCGGCGCGGGGCGGACGACTCCGTATCGAGCATCCCAGCGGATTCACAGACATCGAGAGCAGTCTGGACCGCACTTCCGACAACCGGCCCCGGGCCCACCGCACCGCGGTGGTCCGCACGGCACGCAAGATCTTCGACGGCACCGTCTTCCCCAGGTCGACCGGGACGGCGCCGCCGAACGCACACCTGACAGGAGATCGAGCATGA